Genomic window (Gloeocapsa sp. PCC 73106):
TACAGAGTGTACTGGTGCTGGCGACTCAGTCCAAAATTCAAGGAGTTATGGTAGATTTTACCCATCCCGATGGCGTCTACGAGAATGTGCGCAGTGCGATCGCTTATGGTGTGCGCCCAGTAGTAGGAACGACGGGACTAAGCGCGACCCAAATCGCCGATTTAGGGGAATTTGCCGAAAAAGCCAGTACGGGAGCCTTAATTATACCCAATTTCTCCATTGGTATGGTGTTATTGCAACAAGCGGCGTTGCAAGCGGCTCAATATTTTGATCATGTGGAAATTATTGAATTACATCACAATCAAAAAGCCGACGCACCCAGTGGTACAGCGATTAAAACCGCCGAAATGCTCTCTAATTTGGGTAAAAAGTATAATCCCCCCTTGGTAGAAGCAAAAGAAACCTTTGCTGGAGCCAGAGGTGCTACCCTAGGTGATCAAATCCCCATTCACAGCATACGTCTACCCGGCTTAATTGCCCACCAAGAGGTAATTTTTGGCGCCGCGGGTCAAATTTATACCCTACGCCACGATACGAGCGATCGCTCTTGTTATATGCCAGGAGTATTATTAGCGATTCGTCAAGTAATTAACCTAAAATCTCTAGTTTACGGTCTAGAAAATATCTTGTAACTAAATGCTATTTCCCCTTACTCGCGCTACTTTTGAACAGATTATTCCCCCAATTGCTACTGGTCCACAATACCTTTATTATTGGGCTAATTGGCAAAAATTTCTTAAACAGTTATTAATTTCTGTAGTTGCTCTAGTGGTAATTTGGTTAGTGGGTAAATTTTTCGGTCATGCTGCAGATGGGATCAGACTAATCCTGAGCATTATCGGTGGCTTATATTGGCTTTGGGGACCGGTCTATTTAGCTAGTTTACGTAATTTAGAGTATCGTCGTTATCCTTATAGTGGTTTTATGCGCGCACAGGTGGTAGATGTCTACCTCACTGAAGAATTACTCAGAGAGGAAGAAACCGTCAATAAACGAGGAGAACTAATAATTATCGAAAACAAAGAAAAAAGAATCAACGTAGAGATAGAAGACGAAACGGGCTTTTACACTCAGGTCCAAGCCCCCCTCAGACGCATTCACAAAGTGATTAGACCAGGTCAAATTGCCGAGTGTTTGGTTTTATCGAAACAAGCCAATTTAGCTACTATCAGCAAAATCACAGATATTTATCTACCTCAACACAATCTTTGGATCGGCTCTTATCCTTATTTAAGAAGGGATATTTTTAAAGAAGTTAGTCTCTCACTCTCTAAGTTCAGTAGAAGCTCGCGGTAAGCTATTATAGTTGAGACCAAGATAGTATTACTTATGACTGAATCTCTAATTAAAGAAAATTTAGAACAATTTCTGATAATTCTCGTCATATCTTTAAGCGTCGCCACTGTTTCACGAATGTTTAGTTGGTTGCGTAAGATTCCCTACACTTTACTTCTAGTAATTGTTGGTTTGGGTTTAGGCTTTGTAGATGTAGAATTGTTTGAGCTTTCTCCAGAACTGATTTTAGATATCTTTGTACCCCCGTTGCTATTTGAAGCCGCTTGGAACATACGCTGGCGAGATTTAGTCAAAGATTGGTTACCCATTACTCTATTCGCTACCCTGGGGG
Coding sequences:
- the dapB gene encoding 4-hydroxy-tetrahydrodipicolinate reductase, whose product is MTNDSKIPVVINGVAGKMGREVVKAIASSEDILLVGAVDRNLSVLGQDAGELAGCGPLEVPVLNDLQSVLVLATQSKIQGVMVDFTHPDGVYENVRSAIAYGVRPVVGTTGLSATQIADLGEFAEKASTGALIIPNFSIGMVLLQQAALQAAQYFDHVEIIELHHNQKADAPSGTAIKTAEMLSNLGKKYNPPLVEAKETFAGARGATLGDQIPIHSIRLPGLIAHQEVIFGAAGQIYTLRHDTSDRSCYMPGVLLAIRQVINLKSLVYGLENIL